Part of the Streptomyces sp. HSG2 genome, TGGTAGTCCTGGACGACGACCGCGGCGCCCTCGGCGGCCTCCTCGGCCAGCGCCTCGGCGAAGGCCCGGTTGTACGCCTCGTACGACGCCCACCGCCCGCGGAAGTCCACGTCGAAGACGGGCTCCAGCGGCGTCCGGTAGAGCATGTGGTGGACGAACCAGAGCACCGAGTTGGCGACGCCGTTGTAGGCGTCGGCGTGCACGTCCGGCGGGATGTCCAGCATCCGCACGCCGTCCTCGGTCACACCGCGCCGCACCGCCTCCCGGTCGCCCTCGCCGAGGGTCGAGCAGACCCACAGGGCGCCCGCGTCCGGACCGATCGCGGACAGCCCGGACACCAGCCCCCCGCCGCCCCGGCGCGCCCGCAGCGAGCCGTCCTCCCGGACCTCGTAGGAGACCGGCCCGCGGTTGGAGGCCACCAGCACGTGGGCGGCACCGAACGTCGAAGCGATAGCCATAGCACCTCCCCTAGCCCGACCCGGGAGGGCTCAAACCCGTGTGGGGGCGGGTGGGACGCCGGTCTCAGGCCACTTGGCGGGCGGCGTACTCGGGGATCTGCGCCATCGGCGGGCGCTCCTCGGTGTCGACCGGGTGGGTGCGTGGCTCGAACCCGTCCTCGCCCCGCTCGAACTGGGTGAGGGAGGGCCGCACCAGGTGCCCTCGGGCCAGCCGGAGCTGGGCGGTCCGGTAGATGGCCGCGGCCATCCGGCCCAGGGCCTGACCGTCCTGGTGGCGATGTTTGCGGACCCCGACGTCCACCTGCGCCAGGGCGTCCAGGCCCACCAGGTGGAGGGCGTCGACCAGCATGCCGAGTTCGACGCCGTATCCGACGGGGAACGGCAGCCGCTCCAGCAGGGAGCGGCGGGCCGCGTACTCGCCGCCGAGCGGCTGGACGAAGCCGGCCAGCCGCGGCCAGTGCATGTTCAGCAGGGGCCGTGCCATGAGTTCCGTCACGCGTCCGCCCTGACCCGGCGTGGAGCCAAGGGGCCGGTCGTACATGGCCTTCACCAGGGCCACGCCCGGGTCGGTGAGGAGCGGGCCGATGGTCCCGGTGACGAAGTCGGGCGAGAAGTCGCGCAGGTCGGCGTCGACGAAGCAGACGATGTCACCGTCGGTGACGTGCAGTGACCGCCAGAGCACCTCGCCCTTGCCGGGCGCGGTGGGGATGTGGGGCAGGATGGCGTCCCGGTGCGCCACCCGGGCGCCCGCCGCCTCGGCCACGCGCGCGGTGCCGTCGGTGGAACCGGAGTCGACGACCACGATCTCGTCGATCAGCGGGAACCGGCGCACCAGCTCCTCGCGGATGATCGTCACGATGTCGCCGACGGTCTCCTCCTCGTTCAGCGCGGGCAGTACGACGCTGACGGTCTGGCCCGTCGCGGACTTGGCGGCCATGAGATGGCGCGGGGGGCGGTCGGCCGCGGACCAGGAGCGATCGACCAACCAGCGCTCGACTTCCTCCAGCACGATCAGCGGCTCCTTCCTGTCGGGCCCGTGGGCGCGGCCACGGCCCGTCTCGCGGTTCGGACGGCACTCTCCACGGTTCCGGCCTTCCGTTACAGTCTTGAACAACGCGGATGACCGTCGCATGTCGGGTTCCCCGTTGTCACAACCGCATACAGCTCATCCAGAGGGGCAGAGGGAAACGGCCCGTTGAAGCCCCGGCAACCCTCCAGCCGGTACTCGTACCCCACCGTCGCCGTCGGCGCGGTCGGTTCGCGCGAGGCTCCCGGCTAGGGAAGGTGCCAAGTCCGTCTCACGGCGAGATGCGTCGTGGGAAAGATGAGGAGAAAGGGCCTCGCCTGCCATGGCTTCCAAGACTCTCGCCCCCGCGTCACCCTCGGCCGCCCCGTCGGACGGCGCCCGCGGCCCGGTGGACCTCGGTCCCGCCGCCGCGCTCGCCTGTCGCGAGTGCGGTCACCGTGTCCCTCTCGGTCCGGTCTTCGCCTGCGCGGAGTGTTTCGGCCCGCTGGAGGTCGCCTACGACTTCGACGACCTGGACGCCGAGGAGCTGCGTCGGCGGATCGAGGCGGGCCCCGCGAGCGTCTGGCGCTACGCGCCGCTGTTGCCGGTCCCGGCGGACGTCGCCTCCCGACCCAACCTGAATCCGGGCTGGACCAGGCTGGTGCGGGCCGACAACCTCGCCCGCGAGCTGGGGGTGACCGGTGGGCTCCACGTCAAGGACGACTCCGGCAATCCGACGCACTCCTTCAAGGACCGGGTCGTGGCCCAGGCCCTGGAGGCGGCCCGCGCCTTCGGTTTCACCACGCTGTCCTGCTCCTCCACCGGCAACCTGGCCGGCGCGGTCGGGGCCGCCGCCGCCCGGGCGGGGCTTCGGAGCTGCGTGTTCATCCCGCACGACCTGGAGCGGGGCAAGGTGGTCATGGCCGCCGTCTACGGCGGCGACCTCGTCGGCATCGAGGGCACCTACGACGACGTCAACCGCTTCTGCTCCGAGTTGATCGGGGATCCGGCAGGCGAGGGCTGGGGATTCGTCAACGTCAATCTGCGGCCGTACTACGCGGAGGGCTCGAAGACCCTGGCGTACGAGATCTGCGAGCAACTGGGCTGGCGGCTGCCCGAGCAGATCGTGGTGCCGGTCGCCTCCGGTTCGCAGCTCACGAAGATCGACAAGGGGTTCCGGGAGCTGGTCCGGCTGGGGCTGGTCGAGGACCGTCCCTACCGGATCTTCGGCGCGCAGGCCGCCGGCTGCTCGCCGGTGTCGGCGGCCTTCAAGGCCGGGCAGGACGTCGTCCGCCCGCAGAAGCCGGACACCATCGCCAAGTCGCTGGCCATCGGCAACCCGGCCGACGGGCCGTACGTGCTGGACATCGCCCGACGGACCGGGGGCGCGGTGGAGGACGTGACGGACGCGGAGGTCGTGGACGCGATCCGGCTGCTGGCGCGGACCGAGGGTATCTTCGCGGAGACCGCGGGCGGGGTGACGGTGGGCGTCACCCGCAAGCTCGTGGAGTCCGGTGTACTCGACCCGGGGAAGACCACCGTCGTCCTCAACACGGGCGACGGACTCAAGACGCTGGACGCCGTGGAGGGGGCGGGGCTCTCGGCGACGATCCGCCCGAGCCTGGCGTCCTTCCGGGAGGCCGGTCTCGGCTGACCGCCGCGGTCCCGCTTCGCCCCGGAGATCGTCCGCGCGCCGACGCGGGACCGCAGCCCGTCCGCGTGCCGCCGGGGCCGGTCGCGCGTGGGACGGTACCGATCGACCATGGCCGGCCCCCGCCTCGAACGGGGCGTCGACGACCGGAGGTCCTCATGAGTGTCACCGTCCGCATCCCCACCATCCTGCGCGCCTACACCGGCGGCCGGGCCGAGGTGACCGCCGAGGGCGCCACTCTCGGTCAGGTCATCGAGGACCTGGAGCGCCGGCACACCGGCATCGCCGCCCGGGTCCTGGACGACCAGGGTCGGTTGCGGCGCTTCGTCAACGTCTACGTCGACGACGACGACGTCCGGTTCGAGAGCGGGCTGGAGACCGCGACCCCCGATGGGGCGGGCGTGTCCATCATCCCGGCGGTCGCGGGCGGCTGACCGGGCGTCGACCCGGCCCGCGGCGACGTGGAGTGGCCCCGGGGACCGCTTCCGCGAGAGATGCGGAGGCGGCGATTCCGCGGGATTGAACGCGGTACAGTTGGGGAACGCGCCCTCGTTCGTGAAGTCGGGGGCCTTCGAATTCTGCCGTGCTC contains:
- the thrC gene encoding threonine synthase; this translates as MASKTLAPASPSAAPSDGARGPVDLGPAAALACRECGHRVPLGPVFACAECFGPLEVAYDFDDLDAEELRRRIEAGPASVWRYAPLLPVPADVASRPNLNPGWTRLVRADNLARELGVTGGLHVKDDSGNPTHSFKDRVVAQALEAARAFGFTTLSCSSTGNLAGAVGAAAARAGLRSCVFIPHDLERGKVVMAAVYGGDLVGIEGTYDDVNRFCSELIGDPAGEGWGFVNVNLRPYYAEGSKTLAYEICEQLGWRLPEQIVVPVASGSQLTKIDKGFRELVRLGLVEDRPYRIFGAQAAGCSPVSAAFKAGQDVVRPQKPDTIAKSLAIGNPADGPYVLDIARRTGGAVEDVTDAEVVDAIRLLARTEGIFAETAGGVTVGVTRKLVESGVLDPGKTTVVLNTGDGLKTLDAVEGAGLSATIRPSLASFREAGLG
- a CDS encoding glucosyl-3-phosphoglycerate synthase, translated to MLEEVERWLVDRSWSAADRPPRHLMAAKSATGQTVSVVLPALNEEETVGDIVTIIREELVRRFPLIDEIVVVDSGSTDGTARVAEAAGARVAHRDAILPHIPTAPGKGEVLWRSLHVTDGDIVCFVDADLRDFSPDFVTGTIGPLLTDPGVALVKAMYDRPLGSTPGQGGRVTELMARPLLNMHWPRLAGFVQPLGGEYAARRSLLERLPFPVGYGVELGMLVDALHLVGLDALAQVDVGVRKHRHQDGQALGRMAAAIYRTAQLRLARGHLVRPSLTQFERGEDGFEPRTHPVDTEERPPMAQIPEYAARQVA
- a CDS encoding MoaD/ThiS family protein is translated as MSVTVRIPTILRAYTGGRAEVTAEGATLGQVIEDLERRHTGIAARVLDDQGRLRRFVNVYVDDDDVRFESGLETATPDGAGVSIIPAVAGG